A stretch of the Erpetoichthys calabaricus chromosome 3, fErpCal1.3, whole genome shotgun sequence genome encodes the following:
- the LOC127526937 gene encoding trace amine-associated receptor 4-like, with amino-acid sequence MNLTVHYIEDYCFDDILCYKVPRTTTSRFVMYSMFLIIVSMTVVGNLCVVISISHFKQLHSPNNLLVLSLAVADLLLGVFVLPFSIMTTIETCWYLGTVFCKVHTTIDVMLCTVSIFHLGFIAIDRYYAVCDPLSYPNKITVKTAAIFICIGWITAFIYSFGLVYNNVASKGYEDLLAQLSCNGSKCMLLYNELWSLVNACTFIVPCFAMIATYRQIFKVAHRQAKIISSMENKVNPFETRKNRLVQSREWKAAKTLALVMGVFVLCWLPYFIVRLIDVFINFSTSDIFVNFVIWLGYMNSTFNPLIYAFFYPWFRKALKLIISCKILDSSSSTIMLYTE; translated from the coding sequence ATGAATTTGACTGTTCATTACATAGAAGACTACTGCTTTGATGATATCTTATGTTATAAGGTACCTCGGACAACCACTTCTAGGTTTGTTATGTAttctatgtttttaattattgtttcaaTGACAGTAGTAGGAAATCTGTGTGTAGTCATCTCCATCTCACACTTTAAACAGCTTCATTCACCAAATAatcttcttgttctttctttGGCTGTTGCAGATCTTTTGCTCGGTGTGTTTGTTTTACCTTTTAGCATTATGACAACTATTGAAACCTGCTGGTATCTGGGGACTGTGTTCTGTAAGGTACATACAACCATAGATGTGATGCTCTGTACagtttcaatttttcatttaggATTTATAGCGATTGATCGTTATTATGCAGTGTGTGATCCGCTGTCCTACCCAAATAAAATCACTGTTAAGACAGCAGCGATTTTTATATGTATTGGTTGGATAActgcatttatttacagttttggaCTAGTATACAATAATGTTGCTAGCAAAGGATATGAAGATCTACTTGCTCAATTGTCATGCAATGGTAGTAAGTGTATGCTTCTTTATAATGAATTATGGTCCTTGGTAAATGCTTGCACATTTATAGTACCCTGTTTTGCAATGATTGCTACATATAGACAAATTTTCAAAGTGGCACATAGACAAGCCAAAATAATAAGCagtatggaaaataaagtaaacccttttgaaacaagaaaaaatagaCTTGTACAAAGCAGAGAATGGAAAGCTGCAAAAACATTAGCATTAGTAATGGGGGTGTTTGTTCTCTGTTGGTTACCTTACTTCATTGTACGTTTAATCGATGTGTTTATTAATTTCTCCACATCTGACATATTTGTTAACTTTGTTATTTGGCTGGGTTATATGAACTCTACTTTTAATCCACTTATATATGCCTTTTTTTACCCTTGGTTTCGCAAAGCACTAAAACTTATAATTTCATGTAAAATACTTGACTCAAGCTCTTCAACGATAATGCTGTATACTGAGTAG